cattctgtatctctttctatcacccgctgaagataggcgccgccatattgaacagcctgtatCATTCACAATGCAATACACAAAGCCCAAAAGTCATGAAAGGAAATTCCAAAATTTGTCTCCTATCAAGGGTTAAGGGTTAAGTGTGCAGGCGTTTCGAACAATTACAGCTATTGACCAATAGATGTCACAAAATTGACATTTGACAGCTGCTGACTTCAtagttgattgttgttgttgttgttgaccaCAGAAAAAAATTGTTAGAACCAGAAAAGTCATGGATTTTCCACCTTGTCCTCCAAGTTTAAAACCAATTCAACATTATTTGAAGATTGCACAAGAGCATGATTCCCGTGATGTTGTAGTTGCGTACTGGGCGCGCCTGTATGCGCTGCAAATTggcttgaaaatttcaaaacagcAACCAGatgaaacgaaattacttttgtgTATGTGTTTGGAAGGTGGAGGGCTATATACATATGACTCATGTATGTTTTGATTACAGCTATTATGGATTGGTTGGAGACGACCAAAAAGACGCAACTAGAAAATGAGGCAATCACTAACGAAGTGGCGGCACAAGCACATTTGGAAAATTATGCATTGAAACTCTTTTTGTACGCAGATAAACAAGATCGTGAATCAAATTTTGGCAAGTGAGTAGTACGAGCCTAAGGAAATTTGGGTTAGCTTTCCACTAACACTCAAAATACACTTCAGCGTAGGAGCGCTGATACCATTTTTCGGGTAGACGAGAATGTAAAGAAACCAACGGAACGGCACGGATTCATTTACCAGCGAAGAGTACCCTTCTGGCAGCAAGGTTTAAAACttaatgcttggttttcactGGGTCAAATTTGACCACAGACTTAGCCATATTATGACAACGGCTTAtcatacaacgtcaaatgcgCTTACCGTTCGTTTTGGCCATTAAATGAAAACGACAATTGTCCAACGGTATTGCAAATTTAATGTTAACATTTCCTTTAGGCCTTATGAAAACCATGTTTAAGAAATGTGTGACGTTCGTACTACGATAACATTTAGTTAGCATGCTTCGGGTGGAATCACCTTGCTCATCTGTTCGCCTACCATAAAGGCATTGATAGCGGTAGGCGTAATAACCGTAGATCAAGCAATTAGTGCACCCATCCAGTTAAGATAACGCTTCACGATTTAAAGTCCCATCCTTGAGCATGATCCATGTAAGCGGCCCTCAAAAtcgattaaaaaaatgtcttccctTGACAGTTGTGCTAAATCGTCTGATAGCACCTCCTACCGTTACAGCTCCACAGTCTTTGGTCAGAGTTCTGGTCGGTAGAAAGCTTTGGCCGTActgcatttatttatatattatgtaCCGTGCTATGTAGCATCAACATCAGTAACCTCCCACTAAACCTTAGCGGATTGCTGTTTTTGGGGTTTTTGTTGTaattgtattaacgacaaaggcactccccgaaggttttgggagtgTAATCGACGTTTGTGGTCCTTTGCTGAATgtagttccggtaacaaagcaatattaaggtactagtccgaccatcgtAGGAACGATTAACATGACCACGTTAAATCCCCCAAGCGGGTTAGGAGGCTCAGAGTATACctgtggtaggtatgcctgtactAAGAGGAGACTAAAATTCGAAATATGATCCAGGGAAAGAAATTGACAATTTGACATGTATTCTAGTAACATTTGCCCCGCTAACATCAATAGTCCAAAGCTCTGATAACCCGTCATTTAAGGGGTCGATAGACAGGTTACTCGAGGGGTGTACtttcaccccagcgggttaagggattagaatatacctgcggcaggCATGCCTGTCGCAAGAAGCCACTTAAATTCGGTTTCGAGGGGTCAcagtaaatcgttcccgagacagTCGGGCTAGTACCGGTATGTAATGGATCCTACAAAGGACTGCCCATTTCCACAACCCTTTCCTAGAGGGCTTTTCAGACATCACTTTCTTATATTATGGGATCGCAGCACCCAATTGTAAAAATGGTATGTCCATGAGGTTAAGGCCTATCAATGCAGGCGGGCTTATGCCGAAACGTGGGTGATTTATAGCCGGCGAAGGACTGGCTGCATCTACAATACTCCCccaaaccttcgaggagtgtttTGCGGTCATAACAAGGAGTGTTATTGCTGGACCAAGTGTGATTCCTGTATATCGAAAACATCTCAACGAAAAATTATGACTGAACCCGGAAAAGTGTTGTTCTTTGATTGGTTTTAGGCAAGTCATTCAGGCAAGAGTCCGGTCTAATCGCTGGAAAGAGTAGGAATCTTATTTGTCAGAACTCGACGACTTTAACTTCATTTTATTGAATTGTATTCCTGAAGATTACTGGAAAGCCACTCCCATTAATGAACCttcattgtatttattattattattattatacattaGGCTTAAAATGAATTTTAAGACTAACGAGAAAAAGAGCACTACCTGCTATGGCTATCGGCTCAACTTATAATTAaagattaatttattattattttattttgtaattgaGAGTTTGGTTGTTGTAAATATAaaaggagattttttttttttttttttttaatttggaaatagAGTCTTGTATTTTTAGGAATTTTATAACTACTTCTATATTTTGTATGGAGGGAATATTAAGGAAGTGGGTTGGATTAAGGCATTGGAAAGTCTGGCTTCTAGAATGATGAAAGGATGGGCATTAGAGGAAGGTGTGTGTTATTGTGAGAGGGGTGTTATTTCTATATTAAGTGCAGGTGTTGGGAAGGTTGTTGTTGAGTATGTATTGATGGGAGGTCTTTGTGTGTCCGAGTCGTAGTCATAGTCGTAGATAGGGTTTGATGGGTATTTGTGTTTGGGAACTGGGTTACGTTAGTTTTGCTTGTGTTATTTAATTTGTACCATGTGGATGTAAAGTTGCAGCTAGTTTGGCGACTTCGTCTGCGTATTCGTTACCGGGTATGTTTGTGTGTCTAGGGATCCAAATTAGAGTTATTTTCGGAAATAAGCCTATGAGCATACTTCTAAATGTTTGGGTAGAATTCGTTGTTGTTTATGTTTTGGATGGCTTTTAAAGATGAGCGGGAGTCAGAGCAGATGGCGTGTTTTCCTTTGTGTAATTTATGGTTGATAAAATTGCAAGCATTTCAGCTGTGTATACCGTTGTGTATGCTGGGCAGTTTGCTATTATTATTGTGGACGTTTTTGTGGTGTCACTTGTTCCTATGATTGATATATAACAGAGTGAATTCCTATTTTATCGGAGTCTTTTGTGAAGTCTAATGAAATGAGGGATGCGTGTTTTTCTTTGTGAGAGAGTCGGTAATCATGTGCTCTACATATAGTAGAGCATCAGTTATCGACTTTCCTCTTTTGAAACCTATTTGGTTGTCATGAATGGGTTTGTTATTGCTAACGAACCACCATAACCTGTTGGCAGTGATCTTGTCCATCAATTTAGCTATACATGAATTTGGGGATATAGGGCGGTATGACCTCGTATGTTCCATTGTAAAATGTTGGTGGACATGTTGAAAGTTAGGAATTGAAGGGGGAGGAAGAGGATATTAAGAAGGGAGATTTAGTTTATGTGTTTTTTCTTagttgttttttaataataataataataatttatttatttacggtctttaagacctagttcaaggtaaaaaaaaaaaatatatatatatatatatataaataaattgtatacattgcatgcttaatgacttacagtataaaaataattttgctttaaacttattaatattttcacagtcttttatcgcatttggtaattcattgtacattttataacctatatattctaaagtcttcttcgcgaactccgttcttactctaggcagtcttatatttccgctgcttctagttccatagttatgtatttcatgattaaaatgtattctcccgttcagataattcggtgttattcctaatttcatatgatgtataaatttcagtgtgaaataatatatcgactgttttacactgagccagtttaacatatttagcattgtagtttttggtgttctaagcgaacattttaaaattaatcgcattgccttgttttgttgtatctgcagtttttttatttgtgtgtcatttgctaatagcaggattgttggacaatagataaagtgcggttcaataattgatcgatacactaataatttgtgtcgttgactaatatatttacaagttctgtacataaaaccaattttttttgcaattttgttttctaaataatttatgtgttctccaaatctaaggtttttgtcgatccagactcctagatatttgatcttgtctacttgctgaatttcaacatttcttatcttcagagtaatattgctaagggtattggcacccataatgctttgatttttgcaaaatatcatacttttggttttatccacgttcactttcaactttctatggcatagccatttgtaaagggagtctaagtcttcttgcattttcgataccgcaaagccctcacttctttcactaatggttatcaatgcatcatccgcaaatagtcgaatattgcaatatttcaagcattctttaatatcgttaatatatattgtaaacaatagcggtgccaatactgaaccttgcggtagcccaatatgtacatcagcaaccggtgaaactgcacttccaattatcgtcttctgttttctattactcaaatagcttctgaaccattccaaggattttcctcttatcccattattaaacataacattcagcagttcctctctatccacagtttcaaaagcacgttttaagtctaaaaagactgagatcacaactttcttatcagttatatcctctttccattccgcaataaccatattcagtgcggtttcgcaagaatggcttttcctaaaccaagattgttcaggtataataatttggtatttatctagatatgccactaattgatttttaaccaccgtttccataattttttcatctgcgggtagcgtattaattgggcgcagttcctctggccttactgtatttttgactttttccgcaggtactatagttgatactttccagcaatttggaacaatgctactgtttattgattcatttattatatctttgtagaagtgagcaatgtaaatcatggcatctttaaataccccctccgacaaaagcttttttccaccatatttgtttAGTATTGTTGTTTTGATTGTCTCTCTCTCTTTACTGTTGAGTGCACGTTTTAGCTGCGCTTTGAGTCGTTTAGAAGCTTTTGTTGGGAGAATCTTAGttgttttgattttgtttaaGGATGTTGGAAAATCTGGTTGGTCGTCGGACTCGCAATCGGATTCGCTTGTTAGTTCCGGTAGGTCGGAGTAATCTACCTGGTTACGTCTTGTAGTAATTTGTTGCGGaagttgttgttttgttgatgTAGTGTTTTGTAGGTGGCTTGAAGATTTTACTTCGTTTTTTCCTGTTGGTTTGTTGTTTTGCTGGGTTATTATTTGTGTTTGGTTCCGAGAAATAGTTGGGTGTTGCTGGTGTCTTTCGTTGTATATATTTAGGGCTGCTTTGAAGTCAATTTTTTTGGTAGTTTTAATGGCCTGGATCTCTTTTTGTTTTATGAAAACTGGACATTTTTTGTCGACTGCTGTGTGGTCAGGTTGTAGATTTTGTCTGATACAATTTATGCAGGCTTCTTCGTTGGTGCACTTCTCTTGCTTTTCCTCGTTGATGTGATGGTTGTTGGCGCAATTTTGGCAGATTTTTTCGCTTTTACAGATTTTTGCTATATGACCGTATCTAAGGCAATTTTTGCATCGTAATGGTAAGGGGATGTAGGGCCTTACTGGTATTTTTTCGTAGCCTACTCTGATGTCGGAGGGCATATTTGTAGAGCTAAATGTGATGGTTATGAGACCCGTTTCGACAATTTCTtctttaaatttctttaatatttttttaacttcgGTCACGTTTTGGTTTTCCAATTCGGCACAAATATAGTCTTCTGGAAGGCCTCTAAGTGCGTTGCAATAAattacaccttttatttggttaagggTTTTATGTTCAGAAATTTCGACTGTTGTGTTGTCGTCTAGGGCTATTAGTGAAGTTAGTTTGTTGGCTTGCAgattatttttagttttaattaatatTTGACCACTTCGCGTTTTTTTACACTCCTCTATTTCACTGCCGCATGTAGCATCGATGGCTTTTTTTACAAGAAAAGGTGAAATATTTTCCAGTGTTTCGTTGCTGTTTGTTCTGGTCATAATTAAGTATATGGGGCCATTGTTCATGAATTGGGAATTTTTCGTTTTATCCCACGTAAAGTTTGGGGTATTTGATTGAGTTTTTTCCGAATTGGATGGGTAGCCCATTGTATATTCCTGGTATATTGCTTCAATAATTGTAGTAAGACACGTGTTTGGCGTATTTATTTATGAACCTTCATTGTAAAATCTTTTGGCTCTTTTATATCAACAGAAATGTCGTAAAAGCATTTTACTCTAGCGGAGTAATTTACGATGTACTGCAAACATTTGGTGAACTCTCTGAAGAATCTATAAACAATCGAAAATATGCTAAATGGAAGGCTGCTTACATCCATAATTGCCTTAAAAATGGTGAAACACCAATGCCAGGTCCACTACCCGAAGCCGAAGATGAGTTTGGTATGGAAGGTGGTGGTAATGATGCTGGAGCTTTAGGCGGTACTGAAATGAACGCCCGTCCGCAAGACTCAGCCGCAGCAGACGATGACGATCCTGGCCCAACACCAATTCCAGATCCATCGCCATCACATACTCCTCCACCAACAGCTGATGAAGTACTCAAAAATCCGAGCAAATTGCCTAGTCCACCAGTAGATGAGGAGAAACCGGG
The Eurosta solidaginis isolate ZX-2024a chromosome 5, ASM4086904v1, whole genome shotgun sequence DNA segment above includes these coding regions:
- the Vta1 gene encoding vacuolar protein sorting-associated protein VTA1 homolog, with the translated sequence MDFPPCPPSLKPIQHYLKIAQEHDSRDVVVAYWARLYALQIGLKISKQQPDETKLLLSIMDWLETTKKTQLENEAITNEVAAQAHLENYALKLFLYADKQDRESNFGKNVVKAFYSSGVIYDVLQTFGELSEESINNRKYAKWKAAYIHNCLKNGETPMPGPLPEAEDEFGMEGGGNDAGALGGTEMNARPQDSAAADDDDPGPTPIPDPSPSHTPPPTADEVLKNPSKLPSPPVDEEKPGGFEPYVPQAQPSHIYVPPTPVADLQLTPEQIMKAQKYTKFAGTALNFDDVKTAIDNLQKALKLLTTGDDS